From one Anopheles cruzii chromosome 3, idAnoCruzAS_RS32_06, whole genome shotgun sequence genomic stretch:
- the LOC128271111 gene encoding uncharacterized protein LOC128271111, translating to MIDLVITLKDVRVSVPVAIRRGDNANLICHYDMEGAELYSVKWYKGKREFFRYTPKEIPALKSFAVAGLTVERPLSNGSHITLVGVESGASGKYSCEVSADLPSFDTMIVSSEMEVVDTPSTKPLITGIKPFYRIGDVVAGNCTSYNSKPAANLTWLLDDKKVNASYTVQYPVYRDPRSGLDTSTLGIFYHLSHYFMGRSKLKFSCVAKIHDVYEQRVDRWAEDERPKLMMASAAPVGPNPVNYVHTSYDQSSASSYHHHDGSDFDNQNSDAYMTHIQGDMSSTASSLGRRTVRIPGRSACRPLAVALQIVFSVLSAVAFTSFVSSSGQLVEGHRRLPLPFDLSVAI from the exons ATCTCGTCATCACGCTGAAGGACGTGCGCGTGAGCGTTCCGGTTGCCATCCGGCGGGGCGATAATGCAAATTTGATCTGCCATTACGACATGGAGGGCGCCGAGCTGTACTCCGTCAAGTGGTACAAGGGCAAGCGGGAGTTTTTCCGCTACACACCCAAGGAAATTCCCGCCCTCAAAtcgttcgccgtcgccggcctCACGGTGGAG CGCCCTCTATCGAACGGAAGCCACATCACGCTGGTCGGCGTCGAATCGGGCGCTTCCGGGAAGTACAGCTGCGAGGTGTCGGCCGACCTGCCCTCGTTCGACACGATGATCGTTTCCAGCGAGATGGAGGTGGTCG ACACTCCTTCGACGAAGCCACTAATTACCGGCATCAAACCGTTCTACCGGATAGGTGATGTGGTGGCCGGCAACTGCACGTCCTACAACTCGAAGCCAGCCGCCAACCTGACCTGGCTGCTGGATGACAAAAAG GTGAATGCATCGTACACCGTGCAGTACCCGGTCTACAGGGACCCTCGCAGTGGCCTCGACACGTCGACGTTAGGAATATTTTATCACCTTTCGCACTACTTCATGGGTCGCAGCAAGCTTAAG TTCAGCTGCGTGGCGAAAATTCACGACGTGTACGAGCAGCGTGTCGATCGGTGGGCGGAAGATGAACGGCCAAAGTTGATGATGGCCTCGGCCGCTCCGGTGGGCCCGAATCCCGTCAACTACGTCCACACGAGCTACGACCAGTCGTCGGCGTCTTCCTATCACCATCACGACGGCAGTGACTTTGACAATCAGAACAGCGACGCCTACATGACGCACATACAAG GAGACATGTCCTCTACGGCATCCAGCCTGGGTCGGCGCACGGTACGGATCCCGGGTCGTTCAGCCTGCCGGCCGCTGGCGGTCGCCCTGCAAATAGTGTTTTCCGTGCTGTCGGCGGTTGCCTTCACGAGTTTCGTCTCCAGCAGTGGCCAGTTAGTGGAGGGCCACCGTCGCCTACCATTGCCGTTCgacctttcggtggccatctGA